One stretch of Acanthochromis polyacanthus isolate Apoly-LR-REF ecotype Palm Island chromosome 16, KAUST_Apoly_ChrSc, whole genome shotgun sequence DNA includes these proteins:
- the smim8 gene encoding small integral membrane protein 8 produces MSEKEAGTGKEGSGEKGFRTPGLRGAQTTTLFRAVNPELFIKPNKPVMAFGLVTITLCVGYLGYMHAMKENDQQLYEAIDSEGEKYMRRKTSKWD; encoded by the exons ATGTCGGAGAAAGAGGCAGGGACAGGGAAGGAGGGTTCCGGGGAGAAAGGCTTCAGGACCCCGGGGCTGAGGGGAGCTCAGACCACCACACTGTTCCGAGCTGTCAACCCTGAACTCTTCATCAAACCT AACAAACCAGTGATGGCGTTTGGGCTGGTGACCATCACTCTGTGTGTGGGCTACCTGGGCTACATGCACGCAATGAAAGAAAACGACCAGCAGCTTTATGAGGCCATCGACAGCGAAGGAGAGAAATACATGAGGAGGAAGACTTCCAAATGggactga